A part of Botrytis cinerea B05.10 chromosome 2, complete sequence genomic DNA contains:
- the Bcrad57 gene encoding Bcrad57 produces the protein MTDLLDILPNFPTQKHVRLLPSLEKSLVTVADLLTLDCVEIAKRATLPPLDVKRLCADVLEHLRGDLGIGEVNPGHEGAEGDEKNVDGEGEVKKLRKSGKEVANMWEAISTLDDDMDRALGGGIPAGYITEVTGESGAGKTQFLLTLLLSAQLPAPHGLASPTLYISTESSLPITRLSQLLRTHPLLASHPSPPSLDRVISISTPDLESQDHILRFQVPVAIKRHGIRLLILDSVAANYRAEFERPGVTKGGGNMAQRSAELVKLGQLLRDLAREHGVAIVVANQVADRFIGGSGRASPMAYGQKRERERDMQSSPLAKRSLGSNGAMPVPSSSINVPMSSIPGSSIGNRVGSRDYSIITPDPMSLDHQQRWFTGWGDDPHPSYTSSKNVKTPSLGLIWTTQIACRIALIKKPVYGRARNEIMEEGERGEPVLKRWRRWMKIVFAGWAIESGEGLNGSVEFEIRGEGMFAVKHGKGVDDDGEDVL, from the exons ATGACCGACCTCCTAGATATTCTCCCTAACTTCCCCACACAAAAACATGTGCGACTCCTCCCTTCACTGGAGAAGAGTCTCGTCACCGTAGCTGATCTGCTCACTCTTGATTGTGTTGAGATAGCCAAACGAGCGACTTTACCACCCTTGGATGTTAAAAGGTTATGTGCAGATGTGCTGGAACATTTAAGAGGAGATCTTGGGATAGGCGAGGTAAATCCTGGACATGAGGGTGCTGAAGGGGATGAGAAGAATGTAGACggggagggggaggtgaAGAAGCTGAGGAAGTCGGGAAAGGAAGTTGCGAATATGTGGGAGGCTATAAGTACattggatgatgatatggatcGCGCATTGGGAGGCGGTATTCCAGCAGGCTATATTACGGAGGTTACAGGCGAAAG CGGCGCAGGTAAAACGCAATTCCTCCTAacccttcttctctctgCTCAACTTCCGGCACCTCATGGCCTCGCCTCTCCCACTCTCTACATATCTACCGAATCTTCTCTCCCCATAACGCGACTCTCCCAACTCTTGCGCACTCACCCTCTTCTCGCTTCTCATCCATCACCACCTTCTCTCGACAGAGTTATCTCCATTTCGACACCTGATCTCGAATCCCAAGATCATATTCTCCGTTTCCAAGTCCCTGTCGCTATCAAACGCCATGGTATTCGTTTACTCATACTCGACAGCGTAGCCGCAAACTACAGAGCTGAATTTGAAAGACCCGGTGTGACTAAGGGGGGTGGAAATATGGCACAGAGAAGTGCTGAATTAGTCAAGTTGGGGCAACTTTTAAGAGACTTGGCAAGGGAACACGGAGTGGCTATTGTAGTCGCCAATCAAGTAGCTGATCGATTTAtaggtggaagtggaagagcAAGTCCAATGGCTTATGGCcaaaagagggaaagagaaagagacaTGCAAAGCAGTCCACTCGCGAAAAGGAGTTTAGGCTCAAATGGAGCTATGCCAGTACCATCAAGTTCAATAAATGTTCCCATGTCAAGCATTCCCGGTAGTAGCATTGGCAATCGAGTAGGATCTCGAGATTATTCCATCATAACACCAGATCCCATGTCACTGGATCATCAACAACGATGGTTCACAGGCTGGGGTGATGATCCGCACCCTTCTTATACATCATCCAAAAATGTCAAGACACCCTCTTTAGGGTTAATATGGACCACGCAAATAGCATGTCGAATAGCACTCATTAAGAAGCCCGTCTATGGACGAGCAAGAAATGAGATTatggaggaaggagagagaggagaacCAGTATTAAAAAGATGGAGACGATGGatgaaaattgtttttgCGGGATGGGCAATTGAAAGTGGAGAGGGATTGAATGGAAGTGTTGAGTTTGAGATCAGGGGCGAGGGAATGTTTGCCGTTAAGCATGGAAAGggagttgatgatgatggggagGATGTTTTGTAG